Proteins co-encoded in one Streptomyces sp. JH34 genomic window:
- a CDS encoding sigma-70 family RNA polymerase sigma factor, with protein sequence MSTCTRSDAPPPPPARSRAEDRLILGPRLTEEEAFAAVYRRWGSLVHAMATRSLGDTHEAEDVTQQVFLGAWRGRAGFRPDRGSFGAWLVGIARRKIVDALAARNRRLNLIDSVVHTVDPHGLQQGPDDVLDRVLLVDALSRLPVHQRQVLCLAFYADLTQAQIADFTGMPLGTVKSHARRGLHQLRAGIDTDDADSSDHTDSADRSTA encoded by the coding sequence ATGAGTACGTGCACGCGATCCGACGCTCCTCCACCGCCTCCCGCACGGTCCCGGGCCGAGGACCGCTTGATCCTCGGCCCGCGCCTGACGGAGGAGGAGGCGTTCGCGGCCGTGTACCGGCGTTGGGGTTCACTCGTCCACGCGATGGCGACCCGTTCACTGGGTGACACGCACGAAGCGGAGGACGTGACCCAGCAGGTCTTCCTCGGCGCCTGGCGTGGGCGAGCGGGATTCCGTCCGGACCGGGGTTCTTTCGGCGCCTGGCTCGTCGGTATCGCACGCCGGAAGATCGTCGATGCTCTGGCAGCCCGGAACAGACGGCTGAACCTGATCGACTCGGTGGTGCACACCGTCGACCCGCACGGGCTCCAGCAAGGACCTGACGACGTCCTGGACCGCGTACTCCTGGTCGACGCGCTGTCCCGTCTGCCCGTCCACCAACGCCAGGTGCTGTGCCTGGCCTTCTACGCGGACCTGACTCAGGCCCAGATCGCCGACTTCACCGGAATGCCTCTGGGCACCGTCAAGAGCCATGCGCGGCGCGGCCTGCACCAACTGCGCGCGGGTATCGACACCGATGACGCGGACAGTTCGGACCACACCGACAGCGCGGACAGGAGCACGGCATAG
- a CDS encoding CBS domain-containing protein, with protein sequence MGHLTVADLMTPSVISVQRGTTFKEIARLLSESNVTAVPVVDDVGRPVGVVSEADLLRNRSAGGARDAGALMSHPVVTAEPRWNVVHAARVMEEHRVKRLPVIDGEGRLVGVLSRSDLVQVFLRRDRAIQEEILEEVVTRTLRLSPSSLNVEVSEGLVTLSGTVRSRDTVPVLVRLCQSVDGVVDVVDRLSHEAPVEDVRPGVTLVTAGEEETSVHAEREERS encoded by the coding sequence ATGGGACATCTCACCGTCGCGGACCTGATGACGCCATCGGTCATCAGCGTCCAGCGCGGCACCACCTTCAAGGAAATCGCCCGTCTGCTCAGTGAGTCGAACGTCACCGCTGTGCCGGTCGTGGACGACGTGGGCCGTCCGGTCGGCGTCGTCTCCGAAGCCGACCTCCTGCGCAATCGCTCCGCCGGCGGCGCACGGGACGCCGGGGCGCTGATGAGCCACCCCGTCGTCACCGCTGAGCCCCGGTGGAACGTGGTGCACGCCGCGCGGGTGATGGAGGAGCACCGGGTCAAGCGGCTGCCCGTCATCGACGGCGAAGGCCGTCTGGTGGGAGTCCTGAGCCGGAGCGATCTCGTCCAGGTCTTCCTGCGCCGGGACCGCGCGATCCAGGAGGAGATCCTCGAAGAGGTGGTGACCCGGACGCTCCGGCTCAGTCCGTCCTCGTTGAACGTGGAGGTGTCCGAGGGGCTTGTCACTCTGAGCGGCACGGTGCGGAGCCGTGACACCGTTCCGGTCCTCGTGCGCCTGTGCCAGAGCGTCGACGGGGTGGTGGACGTCGTCGACCGTCTCTCGCACGAGGCTCCCGTGGAAGACGTCCGCCCCGGCGTCACCCTGGTCACGGCAGGCGAGGAGGAGACCTCCGTTCACGCGGAACGGGAGGAGCGGTCATGA
- a CDS encoding DUF4383 domain-containing protein, which produces MKLRDELPVDHHLATVYRYGAAVCGLVLLAFAALGFADALTPFDTAGDTVAGMTTNTTLSVISTVVGVALLIGAVIGGNFASTLNMTVGGLFVLSGFAHIFVLDRSVNILDFGMANVMFSFVMGLVIATFGMYGRVTSRLSHENPYWRRRHPEQAGHAAASVRHLGEVPGPTVLPAGRALGVTGRESEEG; this is translated from the coding sequence ATGAAGCTTCGAGACGAACTTCCCGTCGATCACCACCTGGCGACCGTCTACCGGTACGGAGCCGCCGTCTGCGGCCTCGTCCTGCTCGCCTTCGCCGCACTGGGCTTCGCCGATGCGCTCACCCCCTTCGACACGGCCGGGGACACGGTCGCGGGCATGACCACCAACACCACGCTCAGTGTCATCTCCACGGTCGTGGGAGTGGCCCTGCTCATCGGGGCCGTCATCGGAGGCAACTTCGCCTCCACCCTCAACATGACGGTCGGAGGGCTGTTCGTCCTGAGCGGCTTCGCCCACATCTTCGTGCTGGACCGATCCGTCAACATCCTCGATTTCGGCATGGCCAACGTGATGTTCAGCTTCGTCATGGGCCTGGTCATCGCGACGTTCGGCATGTACGGCAGGGTCACCAGCCGCCTGTCCCACGAGAACCCCTACTGGCGGCGCAGGCACCCTGAGCAGGCCGGGCACGCGGCGGCCTCGGTCCGTCACCTGGGTGAGGTACCCGGCCCGACCGTGCTGCCCGCAGGACGCGCCCTCGGCGTCACCGGCCGGGAGTCCGAGGAGGGATGA
- the purB gene encoding adenylosuccinate lyase, whose translation MTAVSAKPRIPNVLAGRYASTELAVLWSPEQKVKLERQLWLAVLRAQKDLGIEVPDSAPADYERVIDQVDLASIAEREKVTRHDVKARIEEFNALAGHEQVHKGMTSRDLTENVEQLQIRLSLELMRDRTVAVLARLGKLAAEYGELVMAGRSHNVAAQATTLGKRFATAADELLVAYGRLEDLLGRYPLRGIKGPVGTAQDMLDLLGGDAGKLADLEQRIAEHLGFAHAFTSVGQVYPRSLDYDVVTALVQLAAAPSSVAKTIRLMAGHELVTEGFKPGQVGSSAMPHKMNTRSCERVNGLMVILRGYASMTGELAGDQWNEGDVSCSVVRRVALPDAFFAFDGLLETFLTVLDEFGAFPAVVARELDRYLPFLATTKVLMGAVRAGVGRELAHEAIKENAVASALAMREQGAERNELLDKLAADERIPLDRAELDALMADKLSFTGAAGDQIAALVSRIEEIAKQHPEAAAYAPGSIL comes from the coding sequence GTGACTGCTGTGTCTGCGAAGCCTCGCATCCCCAATGTCCTGGCCGGCCGCTATGCCTCCACGGAGCTGGCCGTCCTCTGGTCCCCCGAGCAGAAGGTGAAGCTGGAACGTCAGCTGTGGCTGGCGGTGCTGCGCGCTCAGAAGGACCTCGGGATCGAGGTGCCCGACTCGGCGCCGGCCGACTACGAGCGCGTGATCGACCAGGTCGACCTCGCCTCGATCGCCGAGCGCGAGAAGGTCACCCGGCACGACGTGAAGGCCAGGATCGAGGAGTTCAACGCCCTCGCCGGCCATGAGCAGGTCCACAAGGGCATGACGTCCCGGGACCTCACCGAGAATGTGGAGCAGCTGCAGATCCGGCTCTCGCTGGAGCTGATGCGCGACCGCACGGTGGCTGTTCTCGCACGGCTGGGCAAGCTCGCGGCGGAGTACGGCGAGCTGGTCATGGCGGGCCGTTCGCACAACGTCGCCGCACAGGCGACGACGCTCGGCAAGCGCTTCGCCACCGCCGCGGACGAGCTCCTGGTGGCCTACGGCCGACTGGAAGACCTGCTGGGCCGCTACCCGCTGCGCGGCATCAAGGGCCCCGTCGGCACGGCACAGGACATGCTGGACCTGCTCGGCGGCGACGCCGGCAAGCTCGCGGACCTGGAGCAGCGCATCGCCGAGCACCTCGGCTTCGCGCACGCCTTCACCTCCGTCGGCCAGGTGTATCCCCGTTCTCTCGACTACGACGTGGTGACCGCGCTGGTGCAGCTGGCCGCCGCCCCCTCCTCGGTCGCCAAGACCATCCGGCTGATGGCTGGACACGAGCTGGTGACCGAGGGCTTCAAGCCGGGCCAGGTCGGGTCGTCGGCCATGCCGCACAAGATGAACACCCGCTCCTGCGAGCGTGTGAACGGCCTGATGGTGATCCTGCGCGGCTACGCCTCGATGACGGGCGAGCTGGCCGGCGACCAGTGGAACGAGGGCGATGTGTCCTGTTCCGTGGTCCGCCGGGTCGCGCTGCCGGACGCGTTCTTCGCGTTCGACGGTCTGCTGGAGACCTTCCTCACCGTTCTCGACGAGTTCGGTGCCTTCCCCGCGGTCGTGGCCCGTGAGCTGGACCGCTACCTTCCGTTCCTCGCCACGACCAAGGTGCTGATGGGCGCGGTTCGGGCTGGGGTCGGTCGCGAGCTCGCACACGAGGCCATCAAGGAGAACGCGGTCGCCTCTGCGCTTGCCATGCGGGAGCAGGGCGCGGAGCGCAACGAGCTGCTGGACAAGCTGGCCGCCGACGAGCGGATCCCCCTGGACCGCGCGGAGCTCGACGCACTGATGGCGGACAAGCTCTCGTTCACCGGTGCGGCGGGCGACCAGATCGCCGCTCTGGTGTCCAGGATCGAAGAGATCGCCAAGCAGCACCCGGAAGCCGCCGCCTACGCTCCCGGCTCCATCCTCTGA
- a CDS encoding CBS domain-containing protein, producing the protein MTTSPRVVSDLMTHTAIAVGSQASYKEIVQLLDQWQVSALPVLAGEGRVIGVVSEADLLPKEERRSDEGTAPGDTPADVAKADAVRAEDLMSSPAITVHADAPLAEAARIMARRRVKRLPVVDGVGLLEGIISRGDLLKVFLRSDEEIGAEAADVLSGLPDTLGLEARVVDGVVTLGGALPDRAMVPLVARAVRAIEGVVDIRLDLRQP; encoded by the coding sequence ATGACCACCTCGCCCCGCGTCGTGAGCGACCTCATGACACATACGGCCATCGCGGTGGGCAGCCAGGCCTCGTACAAGGAGATCGTCCAACTCCTGGACCAGTGGCAGGTCAGCGCGCTGCCTGTCCTGGCCGGTGAGGGACGCGTCATCGGAGTGGTTTCCGAGGCCGACCTGCTGCCCAAGGAGGAGCGGCGTTCCGACGAGGGGACGGCACCCGGTGACACCCCCGCGGACGTCGCCAAGGCCGACGCCGTGCGCGCGGAGGACCTCATGTCGAGTCCGGCGATAACGGTGCACGCGGACGCGCCCCTCGCGGAGGCGGCCAGGATCATGGCGAGACGACGGGTGAAGCGCCTGCCCGTGGTGGACGGCGTCGGCCTGCTGGAAGGGATCATCAGCAGAGGTGATCTCCTCAAGGTCTTCCTGCGTTCGGACGAGGAGATCGGGGCGGAAGCCGCGGACGTCCTCTCCGGTCTCCCCGACACCCTCGGTCTCGAGGCCCGGGTCGTCGACGGAGTCGTCACGCTGGGAGGAGCCCTCCCCGACCGGGCCATGGTGCCGCTCGTCGCCCGCGCCGTACGGGCGATCGAAGGTGTCGTCGACATCCGCCTGGATCTCCGGCAGCCGTGA
- a CDS encoding alcohol dehydrogenase catalytic domain-containing protein produces the protein MHAFVYQGPGQGSWESTSDPEVEQSTDAVVRVDATTVCVGDLHTLRGEASDVSPGTVLGHEAVGEVLEVGPEVHNVVPGDEVIVSSISACGHCMSCRQGVFGQCSQGGGWLLGHEVNGTQAEFVRVPFADHSVHKLPYAMDRDTAVLFSEVLPAAFELGVRNGKVRPGAVVVVVGAGPVGLSALIIAGIYSPARVISVDLSPERLAAAGSLGADDAELPGRLIADLSEGPGADVVIEAAGSSDSFVLCTQVVRSGGHIANIGMHETPVSLHLEQLRRKNITISTGQVDTSSISWLLDVLTPEHMESFSRIITQRREIGDIRSAYDIASSATSTDALRTVLHPARR, from the coding sequence GTGCACGCATTCGTTTATCAGGGGCCGGGCCAGGGTTCGTGGGAGTCCACGAGCGACCCGGAAGTGGAGCAGTCGACCGACGCGGTCGTCCGGGTGGACGCGACCACGGTCTGCGTCGGTGACCTGCACACTCTGCGGGGCGAGGCGTCCGACGTGAGTCCGGGGACCGTCCTGGGACACGAGGCCGTCGGCGAGGTGCTGGAAGTGGGGCCCGAGGTGCACAACGTGGTACCCGGGGACGAAGTGATCGTTTCGTCCATCTCCGCATGCGGACACTGCATGTCGTGCCGCCAGGGCGTTTTCGGCCAGTGCTCACAGGGAGGAGGCTGGCTCCTGGGGCACGAGGTGAACGGAACCCAGGCCGAATTCGTCAGAGTCCCGTTCGCCGACCACTCGGTCCACAAGCTCCCTTACGCCATGGACCGGGACACCGCCGTGTTGTTCTCCGAAGTCCTCCCGGCCGCCTTCGAACTCGGGGTACGCAACGGGAAGGTCCGCCCCGGCGCCGTCGTGGTGGTGGTGGGGGCGGGACCGGTCGGGCTGTCAGCACTGATCATCGCGGGCATCTACTCCCCCGCCCGCGTGATCTCGGTGGACCTCTCGCCCGAACGCCTGGCCGCGGCGGGCAGCCTCGGCGCCGACGACGCCGAGCTCCCGGGACGTCTGATCGCGGATCTGTCGGAAGGCCCCGGAGCCGACGTCGTGATCGAGGCCGCGGGAAGTTCCGACAGTTTCGTCCTGTGCACGCAGGTCGTACGTTCCGGTGGGCACATCGCGAACATCGGCATGCACGAGACACCGGTCAGTCTGCACCTCGAGCAACTGCGCCGGAAGAACATCACCATCAGCACGGGCCAGGTGGACACCTCCTCCATCTCCTGGCTCCTCGACGTGCTGACCCCGGAGCACATGGAGTCGTTCTCGCGGATCATCACGCAGAGGCGGGAGATCGGTGACATACGGAGCGCTTACGACATCGCGTCCAGCGCCACCTCGACGGACGCGCTGCGAACGGTCCTGCACCCGGCACGCCGCTGA
- a CDS encoding HEAT repeat domain-containing protein: protein MALDAAGAMSLLQDGSSAKRRSAAKRLRELGDRSAGPALLAALKNEVKDARTWETQYRMTMALGSCGSSSDLPYLRDLVLRRGTLHAVRTAGGDAIVRLSHLELSHTEAIRWCLSTGDEVLVDGGLQAVAMLRLALDQDTVTDVLDFVEARSPHEGIYFWPTVAAAGWTGRRVHDFLTSCLSSPRSDVAEAATNSLAGSYGTCRPL from the coding sequence GTGGCGCTCGACGCAGCTGGGGCGATGAGCCTGCTTCAGGACGGGAGCTCCGCCAAGCGCCGCTCGGCGGCGAAGCGACTTCGGGAACTCGGCGACCGGTCCGCCGGTCCTGCCCTGCTCGCAGCCTTGAAGAACGAGGTGAAGGACGCGCGGACCTGGGAAACCCAGTACCGGATGACGATGGCGCTCGGCAGTTGCGGCTCCTCGTCCGACCTTCCCTACCTGCGCGACCTCGTCCTCCGGCGCGGGACTCTCCACGCGGTTCGCACAGCCGGGGGCGACGCCATCGTCCGGCTCAGCCACCTGGAGCTTTCCCACACCGAGGCGATTCGTTGGTGTCTGAGTACCGGTGACGAGGTTCTTGTGGACGGAGGGTTGCAGGCCGTGGCCATGCTCCGGCTCGCCCTCGATCAGGACACAGTGACCGACGTCCTCGACTTCGTCGAAGCCAGATCCCCACACGAAGGGATCTACTTCTGGCCCACCGTCGCCGCCGCCGGATGGACGGGGCGACGAGTACACGACTTCCTCACCTCATGCCTCTCCAGCCCCCGGTCCGATGTCGCCGAAGCCGCCACGAACTCCCTTGCCGGGAGCTACGGCACCTGCCGGCCCCTGTAG
- a CDS encoding flavodoxin domain-containing protein, translated as MPHHVLVAYATKYGSTAELARFIVRTLRDEGLEAEALPASEVTEVDTYDAVVIGSALYVGRWRRDAVRLMRRQRKALRERAVWAFSSGPLDPSASERDIPPVPSARRAMERVRARGHVTFGGRLEAGAQGRIARVILEEGRGGDFRDLDAVAKWARGIAAEIETPESP; from the coding sequence GTGCCCCACCATGTGCTGGTCGCTTACGCGACGAAGTACGGCTCCACCGCCGAACTCGCCCGGTTCATCGTCCGGACGCTGAGGGACGAAGGGCTGGAGGCCGAGGCGCTCCCCGCTTCGGAGGTGACGGAGGTGGACACGTACGACGCGGTGGTGATCGGCAGTGCCCTGTACGTGGGCCGCTGGCGCAGGGACGCCGTACGACTGATGCGACGGCAGCGCAAGGCCCTTCGTGAACGAGCCGTGTGGGCCTTCAGCAGCGGCCCTCTGGACCCCTCGGCCTCGGAGCGAGACATCCCGCCTGTGCCGAGCGCACGCAGAGCGATGGAGAGGGTTCGCGCCCGCGGTCACGTGACCTTCGGTGGCCGGCTGGAAGCCGGCGCCCAGGGCCGCATCGCACGGGTGATCCTGGAGGAGGGCCGAGGCGGCGACTTCCGCGATCTCGACGCCGTCGCGAAGTGGGCCCGCGGCATAGCCGCTGAGATCGAGACACCGGAAAGCCCGTGA
- a CDS encoding SDR family oxidoreductase has protein sequence MNADGQKTNDQLKCLVTGASGYIGGRLVPELLEAGHAVRCLARSPGKLRDHPWAGEVESVGGDVTDAASVAASMRGIDVAYYLVHALGTGSGFEDTDRRAARIFAEQAEAAGVRRIVYLGGLTPKGVPERELSPHLRSRAEVGRIFLEAPVPATVLRAAVVVGSGSASFEMLRYLTERLPVMVTPSWVSTRTQPIGVRDVLHYLVGSATMPAHVDRAFDIGGPDVLTYQEMMRRYAEVAGLRRRLIVSVPVLTPRLSSHWVGLVTPVPASIARPLTESLRHEVVCDEHDIALYAPDPPGRPLPFDEALDLALRRVRDAEVTTRWSSAAVPGAPSDPLPTDPDWAGGSLYEDERALTVDASRESLWKVVEGVGGDNGWYSFPLAWAVRGWLDRLVGGVGLRRGRRDAEHLRVGDSLDFWRVEEIEPGHLLRLRAEMRLPGLAWLEMYAETCDGGITRYRQRAVFHPRGLLGHVYWWGVSPFHAAVFGGMARNITQAATKGLCAHANEARTGRRRRRAPARSRTRR, from the coding sequence GTGAACGCTGACGGGCAGAAGACGAATGATCAGCTGAAATGCCTGGTCACCGGCGCGTCCGGGTACATCGGCGGGCGTCTCGTGCCGGAACTGCTGGAAGCGGGCCACGCGGTCCGTTGCCTGGCCCGCTCCCCCGGAAAGCTGCGTGACCATCCCTGGGCGGGCGAGGTCGAGTCGGTCGGCGGAGACGTCACCGACGCCGCGTCCGTCGCTGCGAGCATGCGCGGGATCGACGTGGCCTACTACCTGGTGCACGCCCTCGGCACCGGATCCGGTTTCGAGGACACCGATCGCCGTGCGGCACGGATCTTCGCCGAGCAGGCAGAGGCCGCGGGCGTGCGGCGGATCGTGTACCTCGGCGGTCTCACCCCCAAGGGGGTTCCGGAGCGCGAGCTGTCGCCGCACCTCCGCTCCCGTGCGGAGGTGGGCCGCATCTTCCTGGAGGCACCTGTTCCGGCGACCGTGCTGCGGGCCGCCGTGGTCGTCGGCTCGGGATCGGCCTCCTTCGAGATGCTGCGCTACCTCACCGAACGCCTGCCGGTCATGGTGACTCCGAGCTGGGTGAGCACCCGCACCCAGCCCATCGGGGTTCGCGATGTGCTGCACTACCTGGTCGGCTCGGCCACCATGCCGGCACATGTGGACCGTGCGTTCGACATCGGGGGGCCGGACGTTCTCACGTACCAGGAGATGATGCGCAGGTATGCCGAGGTCGCCGGGCTCCGGCGCCGGCTCATCGTGTCCGTACCGGTCCTGACCCCGAGGCTGTCGAGCCACTGGGTCGGCCTCGTCACCCCGGTGCCCGCTTCCATCGCCCGGCCACTGACCGAGTCGCTGCGTCACGAGGTCGTCTGCGACGAGCACGACATCGCCCTCTACGCCCCGGACCCGCCGGGGCGGCCCCTGCCGTTCGACGAGGCACTGGATCTCGCCCTGCGCCGTGTCCGTGATGCCGAGGTCACCACACGCTGGTCGTCCGCCGCTGTGCCGGGGGCACCCAGCGACCCCCTGCCGACCGACCCGGACTGGGCCGGCGGCAGCCTGTACGAGGACGAGCGGGCGCTCACGGTGGACGCGTCCCGCGAGTCGTTGTGGAAGGTGGTCGAAGGGGTCGGCGGGGACAACGGCTGGTACTCCTTCCCGCTCGCCTGGGCGGTCCGGGGCTGGTTGGACCGTCTGGTCGGCGGCGTGGGACTGCGCCGCGGACGCCGGGACGCCGAACACCTGCGCGTGGGCGACTCCCTGGACTTCTGGCGTGTCGAGGAGATCGAACCGGGCCATCTGCTGCGGCTGCGCGCCGAGATGCGGCTGCCCGGCCTCGCGTGGCTGGAGATGTACGCCGAGACGTGCGACGGGGGGATCACCCGCTACCGCCAGCGTGCCGTCTTCCATCCGCGTGGCCTGCTGGGTCATGTCTACTGGTGGGGCGTCTCCCCGTTCCACGCCGCCGTCTTCGGAGGGATGGCTCGGAACATCACGCAAGCCGCCACCAAGGGCCTGTGCGCGCACGCGAACGAAGCCCGTACAGGCCGTCGGCGGCGGCGCGCTCCCGCAAGGTCACGAACCCGCCGCTGA
- a CDS encoding MerR family transcriptional regulator: MESDRVLDGVRDALRDGGLTTGEVARRLGVAPTTIRSWDHRYGLGPSTRADGRHRRWTALDLRRLRRMCALTGAGLPPAEAARLVLDESSLLVPSPQPEGRPVPPPAARGRSRAGSGLRLGGVRQECKGMARAALRLDAVALDELLGAAIREHGLVDAWTELIMPTLQAVGRKWETSGERYVEVEHFLSWHVSGALRRHAPPAAPGARGATTVLACVPGENHTLPLEVLTAALTERGLLVRMFGAALPVESLVAAVRRTGPAVVGLWAQSRTTASTPLAQHVAAIEWGVRGARMKPVVFTMGPGWAGRTARGIPHPPGLAEAVRAVESLAAR, encoded by the coding sequence GTGGAATCGGACAGGGTCTTGGACGGGGTCCGCGACGCCCTGCGCGACGGTGGCCTGACCACCGGCGAGGTCGCGAGGCGCCTCGGTGTCGCCCCCACCACGATCAGGTCGTGGGACCACCGCTACGGGCTCGGTCCCAGCACGCGGGCCGATGGCCGGCACCGCCGATGGACCGCCCTGGATCTCAGGCGTCTGCGGAGGATGTGCGCCCTGACCGGGGCCGGACTGCCTCCCGCGGAGGCCGCCAGGCTGGTGCTCGACGAATCGAGCCTCCTCGTGCCCTCGCCGCAGCCGGAGGGCCGACCCGTTCCACCACCGGCTGCGCGTGGACGGAGCCGGGCCGGCAGCGGACTACGGCTGGGCGGCGTACGTCAGGAATGCAAGGGAATGGCCCGCGCGGCCCTGCGTCTCGACGCGGTGGCCCTGGACGAGTTGCTGGGAGCGGCGATCAGGGAACACGGTCTGGTCGACGCCTGGACAGAGCTGATCATGCCGACGCTGCAGGCTGTCGGCCGCAAGTGGGAGACCTCGGGTGAACGGTACGTCGAGGTCGAGCACTTCCTGTCCTGGCACGTGTCCGGAGCACTGCGGCGCCACGCTCCACCGGCCGCCCCGGGCGCCCGCGGCGCCACCACGGTCCTTGCCTGTGTACCGGGGGAGAACCACACGCTGCCCCTGGAGGTGCTCACCGCCGCACTGACCGAACGCGGCCTGCTCGTCCGCATGTTCGGGGCAGCGTTGCCCGTCGAGTCGCTCGTCGCCGCGGTGCGGAGAACCGGGCCGGCGGTGGTCGGGCTGTGGGCGCAGTCCCGTACCACCGCGAGTACACCGCTCGCCCAGCACGTCGCCGCGATCGAATGGGGCGTGCGGGGTGCCCGCATGAAGCCGGTCGTCTTCACCATGGGGCCCGGCTGGGCCGGCCGGACCGCGCGGGGGATTCCGCATCCCCCAGGACTGGCCGAGGCCGTCAGGGCTGTGGAGTCACTCGCAGCGAGGTAG